A portion of the Gossypium arboreum isolate Shixiya-1 chromosome 8, ASM2569848v2, whole genome shotgun sequence genome contains these proteins:
- the LOC108468352 gene encoding pollen receptor-like kinase 3 has product MAAVRFIPLFFILFSTHCFSQSDEEALIKLKKSFIGGNLDNWVLGSGACEKKWVGVMCSGDNVTGLHLADMQLKGEVDIQALLQIRGLKAISLINNSFTGDIPDLHKLTNLRAIYLSKNKFSGSIPDNYFEKMGLLKKVWLDDNQFSGRIPDSLCRLPNLMELHLELNQFSGQIPPLKYPAMIRDLNLSKNNLEGEIPEGYMQFNASSFEGNPGLCGSILGKECENGDNKSGQKQESTSGSSEGIHGSSSGSNSKVLAISIGSVVAIVFLVIIVVLARKRKREDEFSILSKEPLKEEVLPVKVPEAESTTRRKPSESSRRSRSSKKGSSHGGSSGVTDLVMVNEEKGEFGMQDLMKAAAEVLGNGGLGSAYKAVMSNGLAVVVKRMKEMNRLGKEAFDVEMRRLGKLRHPSILTPLAYHFRREEKLIVSEYMPKGSLLYVLHGDRGIIHANLNWPTRLKIIKGIAQGLDFIHTEFATYEVPHGNLKSSNILLTENYDPLLSDFAFQPMANPNLINQGLFAYRSPEYVRSQQISAKSDVYCLGIVILEIITGKFPSQYLNNAKGGIDIVQWVQTSIANNQVEDLIDPEISNGSNSIDQMVKLLRIGAGCTESNPDKRLGMKEVIGKINEVNV; this is encoded by the exons ATGGCCGCTGTTCGGTTCATCCCTTTGTTTTTCATCCTTTTTTCAACCCATTGTTTCTCTCAATCCGATGAAGAAGCTTTAATAAAACTCAAGAAATCATTCATAGGTGGTAATTTGGATAATTGGGTATTGGGTTCGGGTGCTTGTGAGAAGAAATGGGTTGGTGTTATGTGTTCTGGTGATAATGTTACCGGTCTTCATTTAGCCGATATGCAACTTAAGGGTGAAGTCGATATTCAAGCTTTGCTTCAAATTCGTGGGTTAAAAGCTATTAGTTTGATAAACAATTCCTTCACCGGAGATATACCAGATTTGCATAAACTCACTAATTTAAGAGCTATTTATTTGTCTAAGAACAAATTTTCTGGCTCCATCCCCGACAATTATTTTGAAAAAATGGGTTTATTGAAGAAAGTTTggttggatgataatcaatttaGTGGGCGAATCCCTGATTCTTTATGTCGACTCCCTAATTTAATGGAGTTACATTTAGAATTGAATCAATTTTCCGGTCAGATCCCACCGTTGAAATATCCCGCTATGATTCGTGACCTTAATTTATCGAAAAATAATCTCGAAGGTGAAATCCCAGAAGGTTACATGCAATTCAATGCTTCTTCATTTGAAGGGAACCCCGGTCTTTGTGGTAGTATATTGGGGAaagaatgtgaaaatggtgataaCAAATCGGGTCAAAAACAAGAATCCACCTCGGGTTCATCGGAAGGAATACACGGGTCGAGTTCGGGTTCTAACTCAAAGGTACTCGCTATTTCAATCGGAAGTGTTGTTGCCATTGTGTTTCTGGTTATAATCGTCGTTTTAGCAAGGAAACGAAAAAGGGAAGATGAATTTAGTATCCTAAGTAAAGAACCATTGAAAGAAGAGGTTTTACCGGTGAAAGTACCGGAAGCTGAATCGACTACACGGCGGAAACCATCGGAATCGAGCCGTCGGAGTAGGTCTTCAAAGAAAGGGTCGTCGCATGGAGGGAGCTCCGGTGTGACGGATTTGGTTATGGTAAACGAagagaagggtgagtttgggatgCAGGATTTGATGAAAGCTGCGGCGGAAGTGCTCGGTAACGGTGGGTTAGGGTCGGCGTATAAGGCGGTGATGTCGAATGGATTGGCTGTGGTGGTTAAAAGGATGAAAGAAATGAATCGGCTAGGGAAAGAGGCTTTCGACGTTGAGATGCGGCGGTTGGGGAAATTAAGGCACCCTAGTATATTAACACCATTGGCGTACCATTTTAGAAGAGAAGAAAAGCTTATTGTTTCTGAATATATGCCCAAAGGAAGCTTGTTATACGTATTGCATG GTGATCGAGGGATAATACACGCAAACCTAAACTGGCCAACAAGATTAAAGATCATCAAAGGTATCGCACAAGGACTAGATTTCATCCACACAGAATTCGCAACATACGAGGTTCCACACGGCAACCTTAAATCCAGCAACATCCTTTTAACCGAAAATTACGACCCATTACTCAGTGATTTCGCTTTTCAACCAATGGCAAATCCTAACCTCATCAACCAAGGTTTATTCGCTTACAGATCACCCGAATATGTCCGATCCCAACAAATCTCCGCCAAATCCGATGTTTATTGTCTGGGTATCGTAATCCTTGAAATCATTACCGGAAAATTCCCATCACAATACCTGAATAACGCAAAAGGTGGGATCGACATTGTTCAATGGGTTCAAACATCAATAGCCAATAATCAAGTTGAAGATTTGATTGATCCAGAGATATCAAACGGTTCAAATTCAATTGATCAAATGGTTAAACTTTTACGTATTGGTGCTGGTTGCACTGAAAGTAATCCAGATAAACGGTTAGGGATGAAAGAAGTGATTGGCAAGATAAATGAGGTAAATGTTTAA